The sequence GGGTGGACGCGGCGCATCCGCTGCTGGCCGGGCGGGTCGGGGCGGGCCGGGATCTGCTGGGTGGGCGGGAACGTTGTGCGGGTCACGGGACGGCGGTGGCGGTGGCGGTGGTGTCGGTGGCGCCGGGGGCCACGATCGTTGCGGTGCGGGTCGCCGACGGTGATCCCGGTGACGCGGCGGGTGTGGCCCGGGTGGCCGAGGGGATCCGCTGGGCGGCCGGTCCGGGCCGCGCCCAGGTGATCAACGTCTCGTTGGTGGTGGGTGTCGACGATGCGCGGGTGCGCGCGGCGGTGGCGCAGGCGGTGCGCCGGGGTGTGGTGGTGGTCGCCGCGGCCGGCAACGATCCGGCGCGTTCGCGGGTGTTCCCGGCGGCGTATCCGGGGGTGATCGGGGTCGGTGCGGTGCTGTCCTCGGGTGAGGTGGCGCCGTTCTCGCCGGTGGGTCCGCAGGTGGATGTGGTGGCCGCCGGGGATGGCGGGACCAGTGTGGCGGCGGGGTTCGTGTCCGGGACGGCGGCGCTGTTGCGGCAGCGGTTCCCGGGGCTGTCGCCGGGTGAGCTGGCGCGGCGGCTGGTGGCCACCAGTGACCGGTCGGGGCGGGTGAATCCGTACCGGGCGTTGACCCAGGCGGATCTGCCGCCGGCGGTGGCGGCGTCCACGCGGGTGGCGGTCG is a genomic window of Actinoplanes teichomyceticus ATCC 31121 containing:
- a CDS encoding S8 family serine peptidase yields the protein MVGPWWAVVLLAVPGCPAPAVTGGYRADQLAPLASGASVRVAVVDSGVDAAHPLLAGRVGAGRDLLGGRERCAGHGTAVAVAVVSVAPGATIVAVRVADGDPGDAAGVARVAEGIRWAAGPGRAQVINVSLVVGVDDARVRAAVAQAVRRGVVVVAAAGNDPARSRVFPAAYPGVIGVGAVLSSGEVAPFSPVGPQVDVVAAGDGGTSVAAGFVSGTAALLRQRFPGLSPGELARRLVATSDRSGRVNPYRALTQADLPPAVAASTRVAVEAGPGAAAGAGARGRALRFAGVVVGVVVVGAVLAVVFSRGRRRGWRAATDV